One Augochlora pura isolate Apur16 chromosome 10, APUR_v2.2.1, whole genome shotgun sequence DNA window includes the following coding sequences:
- the LOC144475473 gene encoding uncharacterized protein LOC144475473, with protein MTCLRFLRTRLNFNLGTANYKYAFFPDINASVHTGKTVITTKARHELTTLTDSNTNDPSIGGTTTATLVLSLVTAAVIFIALCVAIAAVVARCQKRGCLLIMRKRMHWETERREIFKLSSLLEGRRGKGFKIFEKRPNPRDFSKLNTEPETSEDEHPENSLMRVI; from the exons ATGACTTGCCTGAGGTTCTTGAG AACTCGACTTAATTTTAACCTTGGAActgcaaattataaatacgcTTTTTTCCCAGATATCAATGCATCCGTACATACTGGAAAGACAGTGATAACGACGAAAGCGCGTCATGAACTGACAACTTTAACGGACAGTAACACTAACGATCCTTCCATTGGAGGTACTACAACAGCAACATTAGTCTTATCCCTTGTTACAGCAGCAGTCATTTTTATTGCCCTCTGTGTAGCAATTGCTGCAGTTGTAGCAAGATGTCAGAAAAGAG GATGTTTGTTGATAATGCGGAAAAGAATGCACTGGGAAACGGAGAGGCGGGAAATCTTTAAACTGTCGAGCCTCTTGGAAGGCAGAAGAGGCAAGGGTTTCAAGATATTCGAGAAACGACCAAATCCGCGAGACTTTAGTAAATTGAACACGGAACCGGAAACTTCAGAGGATGAACATCCGGAAAACAGCCTCATGAGGGTCATTTAA